The Populus alba chromosome 4, ASM523922v2, whole genome shotgun sequence genome contains a region encoding:
- the LOC118038899 gene encoding pentatricopeptide repeat-containing protein At2g17210 produces the protein MRFSATVSGSKLPNWFLRIKESSTNGKWQEVVSHYHEIKKAGIQTVDVSVFPPILKAWSFLSHRHGKSLHACLIKQGFDSFTSIGNSIMGFYIRCGDFDVAVDVFNSMRRSRDSVSWNILIHGHLDSGALVAGLCWFTNARVAGFEPNISTMVLVIQACRILGTMHDGLILHGYVIKSGFWAISSVQNSLLGMYVDADMECARELFDEMHEKDVISWSVMIGGYLQWEEPHVGLQMFRKMVLVPGIEPDGVVMASVLKACASSRDVCTGRLVHGLVIHRGFDCDLFVENSLIDMYSKCKDAGSAFKVFNEISQRNNVSWNSMLSGFVLNENYSEAQSLISSMRKEGVETDEVTLVNILQICKHFVHPFHCKSIHCVMIRRGSEANELVLSALIDAYAKCYLIEIAWEVFARMRRRDVVSWSTMISGFAHCGKPDEAIAVYQEMDRDLVKPNVITIINLLEACSVTAELKRSKWAHGVAIRQGFASEVTAGTAVVDMYSKCGEILASRRAFDQLPLKNVVTWSAMIAAYGMNGLAQEALALFSEMKRHGLKPNPVTTLSVLAACSHGGLVEEGLSLFKSMVQELGLEPGFEHYSCMVDMLGRAGKLDTAIEVIKTMPDNLKNGASIWGSLLSACRSYGLTELGKEAISRVLELEPSNSAGYLVASSMYAADGLWDDAARIRVLAKEKGVKVVAGYSLVHIDNKACRFVAGDGSHPRSDEIFSMAQQLHDCIRIDEKKEGNTWLAVIECLT, from the coding sequence ATGCGTTTCTCAGCAACAGTCTCAGGTTCGAAACTCCCTAATTGGTTTCTGAGAATCAAAGAATCATCAACTAATGGAAAATGGCAAGAAGTCGTTTCCCACtaccatgaaataaaaaaagcagGAATTCAAACTGTAGATGTTTCAGTGTTTCCTCCCATTCTCAAAGCATGGTCATTCCTGTCTCACAGGCATGGAAAGTCCCTTCATGCTTGTTTGATCAAGCAAGGATTTGACTCGTTCACTTCCATTGGGAATTCCATCATGGGTTTTTACATTAGATGTGGGGACTTTGACGTTGCTGTGGATGTTTTTAATTCCATGAGAAGAAGCAGAGATTCAGTTTCTTGGAATATTTTGATTCACGGGCACCTTGATAGCGGTGCCTTAGTGGCAGGATTGTGCTGGTTTACTAATGCTAGGGTTGCTGGGTTTGAACCCAATATTTCCACGATGGTGCTTGTAATCCAGGCGTGTCGCATTCTTGGAACTATGCATGATGGGCTAATACTACATGGTTACGTAATCAAAAGTGGCTTTTGGGCTATTTCTTCAGTTCAAAATTCTTTATTGGGCATGTACGTGGATGCTGACATGGAGTGTGCAAGAGAGCTGTTTGATGAAATGCATGAGAAAGATGTTATCTCTTGGAGTGTGATGATTGGTGGCTATTTGCAGTGGGAGGAACCTCATGTTGGGTTGCAGATGTTTAGGAAGATGGTGTTGGTACCTGGGATTGAACCAGATGGAGTGGTCATGGCCAGTGTTCTTAAAGCTTGTGCTAGTTCAAGAGACGTTTGTACTGGGAGATTGGTGCATGGGCTGGTGATTCATAGAGGTTTTGATTGTGATTTGTTTGTTGAGAACTCTCTGATTGATATGTATTCAAAATGTAAGGATGCTGGTTCTGCATTTAAGGTTTTCAATGAGATATCTCAAAGGAACAACGTCTCGTGGAATTCTATGCTATCCGGATTTGTCCTCAATGAAAACTATTCAGAAGCCCAGTCGTTGATTTCTTCAATGAGGAAGGAAGGAGTTGAGACAGATGAAGTAACTCTAGTGAATATTCTTCAAATCTGCAAGCATTTTGTGCACCCATTTCACTGCAAGTCGATCCATTGCGTGATGATCCGTAGGGGCAGTGAAGCAAATGAATTGGTGCTAAGTGCACTGATTGATGCTTATGCGAAGTGCTATCTTATTGAAATAGCATGGGAAGTCTTTGCGAGGATGAGGAGAAGAGACGTTGTTTCATGGAGCACAATGATTTCTGGGTTTGCTCATTGCGGCAAGCCTGATGAAGCTATAGCTGTCTACCAAGAGATGGACAGAGACCTTGTAAAGCCTAATGTCATTACCATCATAAATCTTCTTGAGGCATGTTCTGTTACAGCTGAACTAAAGAGATCAAAGTGGGCACATGGAGTTGCAATTAGACAAGGCTTTGCATCAGAGGTGACAGCTGGAACTGCAGTTGTTGACATGTACTCAAAATGTGGAGAAATTTTGGCCTCAAGAAGGGCCTTCGATCAACTCCCTCTGAAAAATGTAGTAACTTGGAGTGCCATGATTGCTGCATATGGTATGAATGGTCTTGCTCAAGAAGCTTTGGCTTTGTTTTCTGAAATGAAAAGGCATGGTTTAAAGCCAAACCCTGTGACCACTCTCTCAGTGCTGGCTGCCTGTAGTCATGGTGGATTGGTCGAGGAAGGGCTCTCCCTTTTCAAATCAATGGTTCAAGAACTCGGGTTGGAGCCTGGGTTTGAACACTACTCATGCATGGTTGACATGCTAGGTCGAGCAGGAAAGCTTGACACTGCAATAGAAGTGATCAAGACGATGCCTGATAATCTAAAGAATGGTGCAAGCATTTGGGGATCACTTTTAAGTGCCTGTAGAAGCTACGGCCTGACCGAGCTCGGCAAAGAAGCCATCTCCCGTGTTCTTGAGTTGGAGCCTTCGAACTCAGCAGGCTATTTAGTAGCATCAAGCATGTATGCAGCTGATGGTCTGTGGGATGATGCAGCAAGGATAAGAGTATTAGCAAAGGAGAAGGGAGTGAAGGTTGTTGCTGGATACAGCTTAGTACACATTGATAACAAGGCATGTAGGTTCGTTGCTGGAGACGGGTCTCATCCACGATCAGATGAGATATTCTCCATGGCTCAACAGCTACATGATTGTATCAGGATTgacgaaaaaaaagaaggaaatacaTGGCTGGCAGTCATTGAATGCTTAACCTAG
- the LOC118038900 gene encoding probable galacturonosyltransferase 3 isoform X1: protein MEAQGRRRRRRFWTSSSLALLLIFFMVVRADLSDYNPTLQREPKAHHRRLHQEHDASSVAGHGVQLDEMDINIIATYSDTSGAVRTSRVKMSDLSPSWVLENPADKNHDQPKTSQFQRLEDSSKAGATHEDDVLFSARDHQHGEGGIPSSLKLPMSPVKLQRQTARKDRRVLRTSVLIRQDKGAADSQTEATAFIWSKSLDTSIKGKYSIWRRDFDSPNSDSTLKLMRDQIIMAKAYANIAKSNNATTLYNSLMKQSRESQLAIGEAMSDAELHPSALVQAKAMGHVLSIAKDQLYECPTMSRKLRAMLQLNEENVNALKKKSAFLIQLAAKTIPKPLHCLPLQLAADYFLYGYQNKKYLDKEKVQDPSLFHYAIFSDNVLATSVVINSTVQHAKDTQKHVFHIVTDKLNFAAMKMWFIVNPPSKATVQVENIDDFKWLNASYCSVLRQLESARIKEYYFKSNHPSSLASGADNLKYRNPKYLSMLNHLRFYLPEVYPKLGKILFLDDDIVVQKDLTPLWSIDLQGMVNGAVETCKESFHRFDKYLNFSNPKIYNNFDPNACGWAFGMNMFDLKQWKISNITGIYHHWQDLNEDRTLWKLGSLPPGLITFYNLTYPLDRSWHVLGLGYDPALNQTEIENAAVVHYNGNYKPWLDLAVAKYKPYWSRYVQYDNPYLQQCDIVEE from the exons ATGGAAGCACagggaaggaggaggagaagaagattCTGGACTTCAAGCTCTCTAGCTCTTCTTCTGATCTTCTTCAtg GTTGTTCGTGCAGATTTATCAGATTATAATCCAACTCT tcAAAGAGAGCCCAAAGCGCATCATCGGCGATTACATCAG GAACATGATGCTTCTTCTGTGGCTGGGCACGGGGTTCAATTAGATGAAATG GATATCAACATAATTGCAACATACAGTGACACTTCTGGTGCTGTTCGAACGAGTAGGGTGAAAATGAGTGACCTGTCTCCTTCTTGGGTCTTGGAAAACCCTGCAGATAAAAATCATGATCAGCCAAAGACTTCCCAG TTTCAGAGATTAGAAGATTCATCAAAAGCTGGAGCAACACATGAAGATGATGTGCTGTTTTCTGCGAGGGATCATCAACATGGTGAAGGTGGAATCCCATCTTCTTTGAAGTTACCAATGAGCCCAGTGAAGCTCCAGCGCCAG ACAGCACGGAAGGACAGGAGGGTACTCCGAACTTCAGTGCTAATTCGACAAGATAAAGGAGCTGCTGACAGCCAGACAGAAGCAACTGCATTTATATGGTCCAAAAGCTTGGACACTTCTATCAAGGGAAAGTACAGTATATGGAGGAGAGATTTTGATAGTCCAAATTCTGATTCTACTCTGAAACTCATGCGGGACCAGATTATAATGGCCAAAGCTTATGCAAATATTGCCAAATCAAACAATGCAACTACACTTTACAACTCTCTTATGAAACAGTCGAGAGAAAGCCAGCTTGCTATTGGAGAAGCAATGTCTGATGCAGAGCTTCACCCAAG CGCACTTGTTCAAGCAAAAGCAATGGGGCATGTTTTGTCTATAGCAAAGGATCAACTATACGAATGTCCTACAATGTCTCGGAAGTTAAGGGCCATGCTCCAGTTAAATGAAGAGAATGTAAAtgctttgaagaaaaaaagtgcGTTCTTGATTCAACTAGCAGCAAAAACAATCCCAAAACCATTACACTGTCTTCCTCTGCAGCTTGCAGCTGACTATTTCCTATATGGTTATCAAAACAAGAAGTATTTGGACAAAGAAAAGGTTCAAGATCCGTCTTTGTTCCACTATGCCATCTTCTCTGATAATGTGCTCGCAACATCTGTGGTTATCAATTCCACCGTGCAGCATGCAAAAGATACACAGAAACATGTTTTCCATATAGTCACAGATAAACTGAACTTTGCTGCGATGAAAATGTGGTTTATTGTCAATCCTCCATCCAAAGCAACAGTACAAGttgaaaatattgatgattttaagtgGTTGAATGCCTCTTACTGTTCTGTTTTACGTCAACTTGAATCTGCCCGGATTAAAGAATACTATTTCAAGTCTAATCACCCCTCCTCTCTTGCTTCTGGTGCTGACAATCTCAAATATAGGAATCCAAAATATTTATCTATGCTGAATCATCTTCGATTCTATCTTCCTGAAGTATATCCAAAACTAGGCAAGATCCTTTTCTTGGATGATGACATTGTAGTTCAGAAGGATTTGACACCACTTTGGTCCATTGATCTACAAGGGATGGTAAATGGTGCAGTGGAGACATGTAAGGAGAGCTTTCATAGGTTTGACAAGTATCTGAACTTCTCGAATCCAAAGATCTACAACAATTTTGATCCAAATGCTTGCGGATGGGCATTTGGCATGAACATGTTTGACTTGAAGCAGTGGAAAATTTCGAATATCACTGGGATATATCATCACTGGCAAGATCTG AATGAGGATAGAACTCTTTGGAAATTGGGCTCGTTGCCACCGGGACTCATAACCTTCTATAACCTAACCTATCCACTGGACCGAAGTTGGCATGTCTTGGGACTTGGTTATGACCCGGCTCTTAACCAAACTGAGATAGAGAATGCAGCTGTAGTTCACTACAATGGGAATTACAAGCCATGGTTGGATTTGGCTGTTGCCAAGTACAAGCCTTACTGGTCTAGATATGTACAGTATGATAACCCTTATCTTCAACAATGCGACATTGTTGAAGAATGA
- the LOC118038900 gene encoding probable galacturonosyltransferase 3 isoform X2 — protein sequence MDINIIATYSDTSGAVRTSRVKMSDLSPSWVLENPADKNHDQPKTSQFQRLEDSSKAGATHEDDVLFSARDHQHGEGGIPSSLKLPMSPVKLQRQTARKDRRVLRTSVLIRQDKGAADSQTEATAFIWSKSLDTSIKGKYSIWRRDFDSPNSDSTLKLMRDQIIMAKAYANIAKSNNATTLYNSLMKQSRESQLAIGEAMSDAELHPSALVQAKAMGHVLSIAKDQLYECPTMSRKLRAMLQLNEENVNALKKKSAFLIQLAAKTIPKPLHCLPLQLAADYFLYGYQNKKYLDKEKVQDPSLFHYAIFSDNVLATSVVINSTVQHAKDTQKHVFHIVTDKLNFAAMKMWFIVNPPSKATVQVENIDDFKWLNASYCSVLRQLESARIKEYYFKSNHPSSLASGADNLKYRNPKYLSMLNHLRFYLPEVYPKLGKILFLDDDIVVQKDLTPLWSIDLQGMVNGAVETCKESFHRFDKYLNFSNPKIYNNFDPNACGWAFGMNMFDLKQWKISNITGIYHHWQDLNEDRTLWKLGSLPPGLITFYNLTYPLDRSWHVLGLGYDPALNQTEIENAAVVHYNGNYKPWLDLAVAKYKPYWSRYVQYDNPYLQQCDIVEE from the exons ATG GATATCAACATAATTGCAACATACAGTGACACTTCTGGTGCTGTTCGAACGAGTAGGGTGAAAATGAGTGACCTGTCTCCTTCTTGGGTCTTGGAAAACCCTGCAGATAAAAATCATGATCAGCCAAAGACTTCCCAG TTTCAGAGATTAGAAGATTCATCAAAAGCTGGAGCAACACATGAAGATGATGTGCTGTTTTCTGCGAGGGATCATCAACATGGTGAAGGTGGAATCCCATCTTCTTTGAAGTTACCAATGAGCCCAGTGAAGCTCCAGCGCCAG ACAGCACGGAAGGACAGGAGGGTACTCCGAACTTCAGTGCTAATTCGACAAGATAAAGGAGCTGCTGACAGCCAGACAGAAGCAACTGCATTTATATGGTCCAAAAGCTTGGACACTTCTATCAAGGGAAAGTACAGTATATGGAGGAGAGATTTTGATAGTCCAAATTCTGATTCTACTCTGAAACTCATGCGGGACCAGATTATAATGGCCAAAGCTTATGCAAATATTGCCAAATCAAACAATGCAACTACACTTTACAACTCTCTTATGAAACAGTCGAGAGAAAGCCAGCTTGCTATTGGAGAAGCAATGTCTGATGCAGAGCTTCACCCAAG CGCACTTGTTCAAGCAAAAGCAATGGGGCATGTTTTGTCTATAGCAAAGGATCAACTATACGAATGTCCTACAATGTCTCGGAAGTTAAGGGCCATGCTCCAGTTAAATGAAGAGAATGTAAAtgctttgaagaaaaaaagtgcGTTCTTGATTCAACTAGCAGCAAAAACAATCCCAAAACCATTACACTGTCTTCCTCTGCAGCTTGCAGCTGACTATTTCCTATATGGTTATCAAAACAAGAAGTATTTGGACAAAGAAAAGGTTCAAGATCCGTCTTTGTTCCACTATGCCATCTTCTCTGATAATGTGCTCGCAACATCTGTGGTTATCAATTCCACCGTGCAGCATGCAAAAGATACACAGAAACATGTTTTCCATATAGTCACAGATAAACTGAACTTTGCTGCGATGAAAATGTGGTTTATTGTCAATCCTCCATCCAAAGCAACAGTACAAGttgaaaatattgatgattttaagtgGTTGAATGCCTCTTACTGTTCTGTTTTACGTCAACTTGAATCTGCCCGGATTAAAGAATACTATTTCAAGTCTAATCACCCCTCCTCTCTTGCTTCTGGTGCTGACAATCTCAAATATAGGAATCCAAAATATTTATCTATGCTGAATCATCTTCGATTCTATCTTCCTGAAGTATATCCAAAACTAGGCAAGATCCTTTTCTTGGATGATGACATTGTAGTTCAGAAGGATTTGACACCACTTTGGTCCATTGATCTACAAGGGATGGTAAATGGTGCAGTGGAGACATGTAAGGAGAGCTTTCATAGGTTTGACAAGTATCTGAACTTCTCGAATCCAAAGATCTACAACAATTTTGATCCAAATGCTTGCGGATGGGCATTTGGCATGAACATGTTTGACTTGAAGCAGTGGAAAATTTCGAATATCACTGGGATATATCATCACTGGCAAGATCTG AATGAGGATAGAACTCTTTGGAAATTGGGCTCGTTGCCACCGGGACTCATAACCTTCTATAACCTAACCTATCCACTGGACCGAAGTTGGCATGTCTTGGGACTTGGTTATGACCCGGCTCTTAACCAAACTGAGATAGAGAATGCAGCTGTAGTTCACTACAATGGGAATTACAAGCCATGGTTGGATTTGGCTGTTGCCAAGTACAAGCCTTACTGGTCTAGATATGTACAGTATGATAACCCTTATCTTCAACAATGCGACATTGTTGAAGAATGA